From Streptomyces sp. NBC_01460, a single genomic window includes:
- a CDS encoding sensor histidine kinase, with translation MNRDTWTSWPSREALTRAPRSRSRTAIARLVWSAVFVGLLWNAFAGGRYALWQVALGLVATAGCATAARTFFRTTREHRLGPSLGLLVLLTLVAAGALEAGAGALAIALWCGCAVVALERLPLFAAVPLTAVTLLAYALVKGDGWLTTVITTGSLCLGGYVLRLDAEARGTSQRLLAQERAAREAEAGTAALAERSRIAREIHDVLAHSLSAQLVHLEAARLLIEREPSAEFRDQVLERVVAARSMAREGLAETRQALSALRGEMTPVEDFLRQLVADERADVSVVGERRELTAEASQTVRRVAQEALTNTRKHAPGAAVSVRLEYRSDLVALQVRDSGGGRPVDELAVSGSGYGLVGMRERAELLGGTLEAGPDEEGFVVRLRVPA, from the coding sequence GTGAACCGCGACACGTGGACGAGCTGGCCCTCCAGGGAGGCCCTCACCCGAGCGCCCCGCTCCCGGTCCCGGACCGCGATCGCCCGGCTCGTGTGGAGTGCGGTGTTCGTCGGCCTCCTCTGGAACGCATTCGCGGGCGGGCGGTACGCCCTCTGGCAGGTCGCGCTGGGCCTGGTGGCGACCGCGGGCTGTGCGACAGCCGCCAGGACGTTCTTCCGCACCACCCGGGAGCACCGTCTGGGACCGTCCCTGGGGCTGCTGGTGCTGCTGACCCTGGTGGCGGCCGGAGCTCTGGAGGCGGGAGCCGGAGCGCTCGCGATCGCGTTGTGGTGCGGGTGCGCCGTCGTCGCCCTGGAACGGCTCCCGCTCTTCGCCGCGGTTCCCCTCACCGCGGTGACACTCCTCGCCTACGCCCTCGTCAAGGGCGACGGCTGGCTGACGACCGTGATCACCACAGGCAGTCTGTGTCTGGGCGGATACGTGCTGCGGCTCGACGCCGAGGCCCGAGGAACCTCCCAGCGGCTCCTCGCCCAGGAGCGGGCGGCGAGGGAGGCGGAAGCCGGTACGGCCGCGCTGGCGGAGAGGTCCAGGATCGCGCGTGAGATCCACGATGTTCTCGCCCACAGCCTCTCCGCCCAGCTCGTGCACCTGGAGGCGGCCCGGCTGCTGATCGAACGGGAGCCGTCCGCGGAATTCCGCGACCAGGTGCTGGAGAGGGTGGTGGCGGCGCGCTCCATGGCGCGTGAGGGCCTCGCGGAGACGCGCCAGGCGCTGTCCGCGCTACGGGGGGAGATGACCCCGGTGGAGGACTTCCTGCGGCAGCTGGTGGCCGATGAGCGGGCCGACGTCTCCGTGGTGGGGGAGCGGAGGGAGCTGACGGCGGAAGCGTCGCAGACGGTGCGGCGGGTGGCACAGGAGGCGCTGACCAATACCCGGAAGCACGCTCCAGGGGCAGCGGTCTCCGTCCGGCTGGAGTACCGGTCGGACCTGGTGGCCTTGCAGGTACGCGATTCCGGCGGCGGTCGTCCGGTGGACGAGCTCGCTGTCAGCGGCTCCGGTTACGGTCTTGTGGGGATGAGGGAGCGTGCCGAGCTGCTCGGCGGCACGCTGGAGGCAGGGCCGGACGAGGAGGGGTTCGTGGTGAGGCTGCGGGTGCCCGCGTGA
- a CDS encoding DUF1453 domain-containing protein: MSELFNVLVTAAVVALVVVRQFSAQRVGDRGRWWVLPTVLFLAALRSDGALDPRHETLSAVVLGAGLVVGLFTGAGWGWTARLWQGPDESVWSRGTRATAFVWAGGIALRVSLAVAALLLGIHQGTAALLVSLAAMLFARGGVLAVRARGLREQYGVTAGSPADDAPSAVARAMAKGGA, translated from the coding sequence ATGTCAGAGCTCTTCAACGTCCTGGTGACGGCCGCGGTCGTCGCGCTCGTCGTCGTGCGCCAGTTCTCCGCCCAGCGGGTCGGTGACCGGGGGCGGTGGTGGGTGCTGCCCACCGTCCTGTTCCTCGCCGCTCTGCGCAGTGACGGGGCCCTCGATCCCCGTCACGAGACCCTGTCGGCTGTGGTGCTGGGCGCCGGCCTCGTCGTCGGACTGTTCACCGGGGCGGGATGGGGCTGGACCGCCCGACTGTGGCAGGGGCCGGACGAATCCGTCTGGAGCCGGGGCACCAGGGCAACGGCGTTCGTGTGGGCGGGAGGGATCGCGCTGCGCGTCTCGCTGGCGGTGGCCGCCCTGCTGCTCGGCATACACCAGGGGACGGCAGCCCTGCTCGTCTCGCTGGCGGCGATGCTGTTCGCACGCGGTGGCGTCCTGGCCGTACGGGCCAGGGGCCTGCGCGAGCAGTACGGTGTCACCGCAGGTTCTCCGGCCGACGACGCGCCCTCGGCGGTCGCGCGGGCCATGGCGAAGGGCGGGGCGTGA
- a CDS encoding response regulator transcription factor, which translates to MTARVVVADDQSVVREGIVMLLGLLPGIEVVGAARDGDEAVALVAETAPDVVLMDLRMPRCDGVEATRRIRREHPGTQVVVLTTFADDDSLLTALQAGARGYLTKDARGEEIAQAIEAVLSGEAGLSPKVQSRLLERVTAQAVGTGAPLPAELPDGLTPREAEVLVLIADGLSNTEIARTLHISRATVKTHINNLFSKSGARDRTGAVRYAYGRGLAHPPGTSVT; encoded by the coding sequence GTGACTGCGCGGGTGGTGGTCGCCGACGACCAGTCGGTGGTGCGCGAGGGAATCGTCATGCTGCTGGGGCTTCTGCCGGGCATCGAGGTGGTCGGTGCCGCGCGCGACGGTGACGAGGCGGTCGCCCTCGTCGCCGAGACGGCGCCCGACGTGGTGCTGATGGATCTGCGGATGCCCCGTTGCGACGGTGTCGAGGCCACCCGCCGGATCCGTCGGGAGCATCCAGGGACCCAGGTGGTGGTCCTCACCACCTTCGCGGACGACGACTCGCTGTTAACCGCTCTGCAGGCGGGTGCGCGGGGCTACCTGACCAAGGACGCCCGCGGCGAGGAGATCGCCCAGGCCATCGAGGCCGTGCTGTCCGGTGAGGCGGGCCTCTCGCCGAAGGTGCAGAGCCGGCTGCTGGAGCGCGTCACGGCCCAGGCCGTCGGGACCGGGGCGCCGCTGCCCGCCGAACTGCCCGACGGGCTCACCCCGCGGGAGGCCGAAGTGCTGGTCCTCATCGCCGACGGACTGTCCAACACGGAGATCGCGCGCACCCTGCACATCTCCCGGGCCACGGTGAAGACGCACATCAACAACCTCTTCTCCAAGTCGGGGGCGCGCGACCGGACAGGGGCCGTGCGCTATGCGTACGGCCGGGGGCTCGCGCACCCACCCGGCACATCCGTCACCTGA